In the genome of Lathyrus oleraceus cultivar Zhongwan6 chromosome 4, CAAS_Psat_ZW6_1.0, whole genome shotgun sequence, the window tgcagctgcagggtagtggtgcacatgctttgatgacacgggagcagtttctgactaatgcaaattggcccgtggacgtgccagtctattctgagggggtgggagctgatgatgatgatgaggatgatgatgaggcgaccggttctgaggccggtagtgaggaggagtcttgagccctttgtgggttaagtttttgtttttgtatttcagtttttttattatggcatttttatttgtacttttgaattttgtattttgaccatgggttgtactattggggtgttttgtcccccacgaacaaaattttatttttcagttaatgttatttatgtttgttgttaattttgtgtgtttaataaattttttgTTGAATaagtggcaaacccttctagattggttgctcctcaagaagtacccaatgaaggtgcatccgagcttggatggcaatgataagaataacaagtgaatgaagctaaggtacatggttaccgtcggctagaattttagaatgcattaggaactttactctttttggtaaatagaatattgtctttttgcaacataattgaatgaatgtttcatctagaacttagAACCATAtattgtgaggaaacctccattgtacacttaaatgctggagtctaataagttttgttgattcatttgattcattatttgtctgttattattgtgaaattgtggaagcaattagaaatgatcaaggcacttgttttctttcgagcacaactacatccaaaaacaacttacctgtgagcagagagagtatttgttaacccctttgagcctgaacagttgaatctcggcttgaaaaAAGCGggatctcaaaaatcttttttttacaacccggaaaatcgtgtctattgttcttttgccgtaagaagttaagagcattcacttaggttgtggaagaaataagttggggagaacgaaaaagaatcggtaaattccacaactcttgaaaaagaaaagaaaaaccgagcaagcatagaaaaatatatgtatagaaaatgtagaaaataaacatctgttttgtatatttgatgtgaaagaaaagaacaaaaatagaaaatgaatgcttgcttggaagaaaaatagtgaaaaataaaagtGGAGTTGTGGAAaatgtgttgtgaaggttacaaataagaaacaaaggaaacaaagtcgagtagtgtgaataatactgtgaatgtctcttttgcatcggcactttcgtttcaatggccttagaaatgtcCCTTGTTTGTTAACCCGACCAAGtttcaaccgaaaagcccttagtgatctttatgcttccacagtaccatttatgattgattagacattgtatgaatctgtttgatttcttcattatttgttagagagtgagattagtcccgcggttgcaaacgcgcaaaatcttcattccttattcgaagaggagagataggatgattcattcagaatagcattgttgtagatagataaatattttgcattgctatttaagttttagttcttatgtattattttattcaaaaccgttggaaacgtgtatttgcggatttcgcttgtgtttgagccgtttatccaacttcggagaaaccgttttcttaaaagcaaatcctcttgttcttcaaagaggcatactttgcttgaggacaagcaataatctagttggggagagttgttagatgcccaaaagtgcttctttgagctatcatatgtgggcatctttcactcttatTCCTTGCTAATGTGGtcaaaaccacattcattttacATAGAATGCATCACATTGATAAgcaagcttggtgcctttgatttgtgcgttattgtgcaggaaaaggcatgaactaattgaaaatgaagacacaagaaaattaGCAAAGGAACCAAGTTCACAAGCATTctatctgccagctcgctaggcgaggatgtggcgaagcaaaaccttcgctaggcgagctcctggcgaaaggctccagtaaattggttaattaattcgctaggcgaactgaaggcgaagtggcagcgaattcagtctgctttggtgaaaagagcagccagcactagctcgctaggcgaggctctagcgagtccccagcgagcattccagtagcaaaacctctcaacctcgctggggcgaaggttgaagcgagttcttcgctaggcgaaggtctgttcgctaggcgaacatgacagttccacaggcccagttttctctggcgcaggggcattttgtgcccatttttggccttcgctaggcgagccattctgctcgcctagcgaacgtgacagttctgcacttgtctataagtagcaggtgccactttttgagcccataccactttttaccaacttttccattttttgtactttctcttagatattttacagcattgtttggagggatttttgataccctaatttcatttctcttcatctagcaaccattttccacaaaaagaaggtggattcccatccaacttcgatcattcgacttggatgttgatcaaccctcttttcttacttgccgaccaagctaccatgaaaatgagtagttaagtctccatttgtcaaggttagatgtaggtgatttccaagctttgtgtgtaaatgtaaggatcctcatttgtaaactctttaacggtaaatatatgatgaaaactttgtttctatttaaaactctttgtgttggtatttgatcgagagatgtttaccgattcttgacctaggttttcatccaaacttgtttgttagctagagatagtaacgaatgattttgttcaccataaggttgaaccaaaaagttgtcattttgatagattgtgttcgagagaaacaatggatcaaaatgacaaaactcacaatgggtgttcgagagaaacgcattgagaggactttgtgaaattatttatcatctaaaggagtttataagattgttgaccgagcaaatacatgcaaagcaaatgtaatcattgaaacctaactttgacaatatttctcatattaatcaaaacataacttttaccgcaattaattactttgtatgcaagataacttgattaaaaccaaaaccctagtgttacattaagttaagattaattcaaccattgaacggcagtgatatcttacaatctctgtggatacgataacaaaacccgacacttaaaaactgtttcaacacatacacataagctgataaacaggttcttccaagcagactgaagaattactttacaaccaaggtcatgagatccagctagaggatcaagcgtgagtgatccagcctgagggtcacattttgaagattcagcctgagaatcgttttcccgtgatccagcctgagggtcattttgaagattcagcctgagaattgttttcccgtgatccagcatgagggtcatttttgaagattcagcctgagaatcgttttcccaagagtcagcctgaggctcaatttgaagattccccagtgaagtcgcctacaagctttatttccccagcaagtctaattgaggagtcgttacaacatgttctagcccgaagaatatgtacgaagcccaaaagtggaatatgctcgaagctgcatatctaatatgaaggttgggtgtagatttcaaaagagggtcaaccagcgcatgcctcagatgcgggatcctaatgatgggaatttatcatcaaaacaatccagatctagccagaatatcgaaatagattcagccagagaatcgaaacaattcagatctagccagaagatcgaagtagattcagccagagaatcaaattaagttcagattcagccagaggatcgacactccagatctagccagaagatcaaagtcaggtctagcccgaagaccgaaactggattcagccagagaatcaaaggaaatagattcagccagagaatcgaaacgaaggagatctagccagaagatcaaaatcgtatccagcccgaaGATAAAAATTAATATCCgaccagaggactaaattgagtataggttcagccagaggatcgaaactccaaattaagccagaggatcggaagaaagataaacagcgcggtgtattttcgcgtttttgtggtattctcggagcacaaattttcggtctgtctttggtattcaatcacagctcaccccatttgtctgataagctgttcgctttcatcctactcggtttagctgatgattgaataggggcagctgtaacaccccaaaatttgccctcctcattcatgcattcatttagcatttcatattgcatttcatcatgtcaatcagaattagatcgaaaaaaaaaaaacgaaaaaaaataataatataattttttacaaaaaaaataaataaataaataataataataaaaaaaaattttaattaattaattaaataaataaataattaaataaataaaatataataaaaatttttggacttgggtctctctcatttgagcccacaaaaccatgaaattcagtctataaataccaaggcttcacttgagagaacacagaacaaaagggggattttgaagagaagcaaaatactctgaggtttccttggaacaaaaccctgaggaaaaagatagtgagagagGACCTAACGaagttcagagcagcctccaaaccccgaagggaactcaactacacagaatcacctctgcctcacataaaccctgaagattgttttgtaaacctcacgggtgcaactcaatttcaatcaagctctccaatcaggtttgccattattcccattacctttgcccatgggttttaatatgtatatgaatgtataaacaatgccttgaatgtttaaccgtttaatttctgaaatgtatgccacagggtttgaggtttctgaaaccatactgttattcatgaaaaaaatgcttatgatgtttcacaaacccttttgttgaatttttgtgagggctcacatgacttttgcagggataacttgcgtggtttcccactttatttgtgggataacccctggaggttcattccgattacctgtactgactcacttttctttgatggcattagcttggaaggatctctgggtttcttactcctctaattgttgttacttcggatctttatccgcgtggtacttttacatttttcccgcattttactgctttcttagctggaagacctcggtaggaggcaatgttttgtgtttacctcaagatacatgttttgtgttttgtattcatatccctgcaggtagcgcggttccttcgtcaaggactgcctgtttgcccttgagcatcccaaaccctaacccttcattgatttttcttctcctaaaggtcgagcatccggtagattacgtagtgacgtcgttcgtccaaaacccaatccataaccccgtagttagccgaactacgttttgctctgattctcaggccagatgagatacgtaggcataagacgcgatgtcttagcgagcacacatcccccaacccataggtcagccgagctacgaagactctgattctcatattcagatgagatacgtatgcagtggatgcgacatctgcgcgagtcattttcatttaaccctttttttttgtaaacagcacaagataaacccacaccctttagacaagaactacaaaagtggatcccgtagagtactacggatgcgtaggggtgctaataccttcccttcgcataaccgactcccgaacccaagatttggttgtgagaccccgtcttgtcctttcctttttcaggtttacttcgagcatttcctttccctcctttgggatgaataacgcacggtggcgactcttctgtctttttctttcgccggttgtttttttttcgcactgtatttttcaggttgcgacagatCTGAAtccactatggaccctagatgtagagtcgagtgccttattcttgatcaaacgttgttcgtaactggatgaccataaagacagtttatgggtactccacgaagcatgctgagggacatgagtgacctagatggaatttttccatcttgtgtaacaggataaatgtctatcggcccaatattgaactggacaagggtgacacggtctatctctcacaaaagaatttgtcagatcacatgacattttcgttACTAGATACCGccactatttattatgttaaatacgtgatttaatataattgctaatgtcgcgaaaacctacagcgtcacacacaaaagaacagattgatgagagatagagtaactaagaaacaccgtaaggtacggtgcacttaagtgaattgtagaacatcgtaaggtagggtgtacttaagtagaatatgaaatatggtaaggtaccacacgcttaagtgattcTGGCATATCATAAGAAATGGGCCACAcacacttaagtggactttttagcttgcagtccacacaagtggttttataaatagaacccttgtgcagaagcatttgtgtagttgtaattttcatttctctctctctctctctctctctctctctctctctctctctctctctctcactcactcactcactcactcaaagctttcattcatagcagctagcactgagattgaaagaacccattcgtgtggactgagtacaagcattgtcaccattcaacgttcgtgatcgctccgtagatctgcatcaaaggtttcaatctccacaagaggtgacgattctatcactgatcacGCCCATTCGTAAAGATCACTAAAGGataaatttttaaattccgctgcattttggatcgctcttctccttcatcttctTCATTTCTTATGGATCAACGAAAGGTGTTACACGAAACTCATTTCTTTCACTTCCTTCTCACATTTCAAGTATGTGAGACGTTTCTACATTTTATGGTGTCTTTGATCTTATATGTTGTATGTTATTTAACGTATGTTGTTGTTTATTATGTTGTTGGTAATGTATGTTATATGTTGTATAAGGTATTATtttgatgtttttttttgttaataaaagttgtatattttatgctatatgttgtttaaggtatgttgttgttgataaaagttaTATGTTGTTGGTAATGTATGTTGTATGTTGACGGAAAGGTTAGTTAAAGAACTATAAGCATTGATACAAGTTCTAACGGTTAAAGAGCAAGATGCGAATAATAAGTGTAACTTGTTCTTCTATTATAACTTCATATCTCATATTAAAATTTTCTAAATCAGATTGAAAGGTTATATGCTTAGTGAGCAGTTGGTGAAATAAGCATTTcacataatttataataaactcaagtAGACATATCACCACAATTATAATCAAGGATCGTGGTGATATGTTGTGTGCTAAATCTTTCAATGCGGTTGGTTTCTAGAACCGTGGTGAAATGTttaaaatatgaagaaaaaaaatgcaGGCGCATGGAATCGAACACCTGACCTCAAGCTTTTACTACGATTATTTTAAACACCTGTAGTGGTATGTTATGTACTACTATTTTTTTACCATGCCTAGTAGCACATAGTTGTCAAGAGGGAACATAAAACAACAAGCTACCTTACCACAAACCACAGTTCGTAGTAGAAACTTTCTTCCCACCGTTGTTATATGTTATCCCTAGTAATGGTACTTAAGTGCCCTAAACAGCAGGGCAACTCCCCACCCAAGAGACTTAAAGCCCCATGTAGAGGTAGCAGTGTGAAACATTTCAATGTTAAAGCTCTCGAGGCCACCTACTCCTAGTCACCAGACTTACCAACTCTAGTTTCCCTGAACCGAAGACTATCTCAGAAAGAACGTTCTGTCATCAAAGGGTGATCCGACAATATTAATCCACACTTCACCAAATATTAGCATGGACTAGGGGCTTATGGTTCACGCCGAATACAAGCCCAAAGAAGAAGACCCGATTATGAGGCTCAATCTATAGTATCAAATTCAAGAACAAAAAAGCGGATGAAATTTCGTCAAAGATTGTACATTTGATCTCATCTACTTGCTAATCGCCCGTTAATAGATCTAATCAAACAATTCTCTGCATCTCATTCATTTTTAGTTATCTACCATATATTAAGGGTGTTCGTGGTTCATGAACTGCACTGAACCAAACCATATTTATATTTCAGTTCAGTTTATAATAACTATTTTACAGAAAATGCAGTTAATTGCTAAAATGGTTTCAATTCAGTTTAAAACTAGTTTATAACTGGTTTGTATTTATAAACTAGTTTATAATCGGTTTGCAATTATAAACCAAATTTATAATTTGAACtcttttaaaattattttttttaatttcataaaaaataattaattttaaaaaaaaaatttgaaaatatttattttttaaaaaaacttttatttacaaaaattaattaaaaaaaatttgtttgaaaaaaaaaatctgagtagatattttttaaaatttcatgcaattttttttttaaaaatatttttttttaatttttcgGGGAAAAAAGTCCAGAATaaattttttttgaattttattttcggaaaaaaaattatttttatatttaaaaaattttGGGAAAATATTTCACtacaaaaattattttattctgaaattttttttttcaaaaaatttttttctcagaatttttttattttaaaaagcaataattttttattttctgaaaaaaaaaatttatttcaaattaaattatatttttttaatgaataaaaaaaattattttttattttatggaatacaaaatattttattttcagatttttttttatatttttatttttaattttcaataaaatatcttttactttttataattataaatatttttaatttctattttttttcactctcaataatttttcttttttttattaaaaaaaaattataattaaagCAGTTTATAAAAGAAAATTGGTTATGAACCGGTTTTAAACTGAATTACAATTGATTAATTTAAATGGTTCAGTTCATTAACCATTCAAGTGGTTTAgttattttatggtgcaatgCAATTCAGTTTAGGCATATAATTTGGTTAACCATATTTTTGCACACCCCTACCATATATAAGTTCAACGACGTAACAAGTTAGATATTATCTCATTCTTTTCAGAATTCTTTTTCTATAAATTTTCATTTACTTGAATATTAAAGTTTAATTTTGCAAGTCATTTTTCTTCCGACGCACCAGGAACTCTAACTATTACATTAAAAGAACTCTGGAAAAAAAAACCAACTGGTGAACACTTGCTTAAGGTTTTTGAATATTGTATCTCTAGAACCAATGTAATATTAAAATTAGTTAATACATTAAAATTGAAAATATTAGCTAAATGAAAAAATATTTAAAATCATAAATGATGCAAGATGTTATATGAGATGGCACGAATTTGAGAACTAACTAGCAGCTGTAATATGGGTGGGATAGCATGGCACGAATTTGAGAACTAACTAGCAGCTGTAATATGGGTGGGATAGCACGTGTACAGTGGTAAGCTTAGGGTTTTGTTCCATATGACTTTCTAAGATTAATTCAAATTGATAAAACCAAAAACATATAATTTAAATTGATGCCCAAAGATAATGTAATCCAACTTCTTCTATTTAAGGCACGGGTTGCATACACTTTCCTCACGTAGATTAACCTTTGtttctttcttctctttttcCTTTGGAGAAATGGTGCTCTTTGGTAAACTTATTACTGAGCTTGGGATCAAAGCACCCGCTGATAAATTCTACAATTACTTTTTAACACAACTTCATGAAATGCAAAACCATTGTGAAAGAGTTCATCATACCAAGCTGCATGAAGGTGATGACTGGCATGACACTGATACAGTTAAACACTGGACTTATGTCATAGGTAACCGTATTTCCAATTCATTTAACATGTCACCATATATacattttatttcttgtaaaaCATATTTAAATTCGTCTTGACATAACAACAGATGGTGAAGTGCACACATGTTATGAGAGTATTGAAGAAGTTGATAAACAGAACAAAAAGAACACATGGAAGCTGTTTGGTGGAGATATTGATAAGCACTATAAGACCTTTAAGCTCATCCTTCAAGTAATTGATAAGGCAGATGGCCCTGCTGTTGTTAAATGGACTGTGGAGTATGAGAAAATCAGTGAGGATATTGAGCCTCCAAATGGATGGATGGACTACCTTAGCAAATGCACTAGAGATGTTGATGCTCATCTTTCCAAGGCAA includes:
- the LOC127075560 gene encoding MLP-like protein 28 — protein: MVLFGKLITELGIKAPADKFYNYFLTQLHEMQNHCERVHHTKLHEGDDWHDTDTVKHWTYVIDGEVHTCYESIEEVDKQNKKNTWKLFGGDIDKHYKTFKLILQVIDKADGPAVVKWTVEYEKISEDIEPPNGWMDYLSKCTRDVDAHLSKARAVRKD